A genome region from Stenotrophomonas bentonitica includes the following:
- a CDS encoding terminase small subunit has protein sequence MAKKTSVRAAPLTAKQQRFVQEYLKDQNGTQAAIRSGYSEKTAKQQGSRLLTEPRIQAAVRVGQQKMAKKAEVTVDSLMAELEQARKLALKEKQASAAVTATMGKGKLAGLLVEKRQHSGAVGTYNLKDLSDNDLDRLEKILGPLADFGGDPGGADEEGS, from the coding sequence ATGGCCAAGAAGACCTCAGTCCGCGCGGCCCCGCTGACGGCCAAGCAGCAGCGGTTCGTGCAGGAATACTTGAAGGACCAGAACGGCACCCAAGCCGCCATCCGCAGCGGGTATAGCGAGAAAACGGCGAAGCAGCAGGGCTCCAGGCTCCTCACCGAGCCACGGATCCAGGCGGCGGTGCGCGTCGGCCAGCAGAAGATGGCCAAGAAGGCCGAGGTCACGGTGGATAGCCTGATGGCCGAGCTGGAGCAGGCCCGGAAGCTGGCGCTGAAGGAAAAGCAGGCCAGCGCGGCGGTCACCGCCACTATGGGCAAGGGAAAGCTGGCCGGCCTGCTTGTGGAGAAGCGCCAGCACTCAGGCGCCGTGGGCACCTACAACCTGAAGGACCTCTCGGATAATGACCTCGACCGCCTTGAAAAGATCCTCGGTCCGCTTGCCGACTTTGGCGGAGATCCGGGCGGAGCGGACGAGGAGGGCAGCTGA
- a CDS encoding KTSC domain-containing protein, which translates to MTSTIPATGRIQLFDVDSSQIHSIGHDADTNTLAICFKRGTGAARGPGSVYHYQNFSADEFEAFKNAESIGKHFGGFIKPFPDKYPYHKVAEQQQAA; encoded by the coding sequence ATGACCAGCACCATCCCGGCCACCGGCCGCATCCAGCTGTTCGACGTCGACAGCTCGCAGATCCACAGCATCGGCCACGACGCAGACACCAATACCCTCGCCATCTGCTTCAAGCGCGGCACTGGCGCTGCGCGCGGCCCGGGCTCGGTCTACCACTACCAGAACTTCAGCGCCGACGAGTTCGAAGCGTTCAAGAACGCCGAATCCATCGGCAAGCACTTCGGCGGGTTCATCAAGCCGTTCCCGGACAAGTACCCGTACCACAAGGTCGCCGAGCAGCAGCAGGCCGCCTGA
- a CDS encoding glycoside hydrolase family 19 protein, whose amino-acid sequence MVSTETVAAAMGAGRYAQALEEACIRFGIVPALEKAHFLAHMAVESQGFTRVRENLGYSAQRLLEVFPGRNGLKTLVQAQAIVARGRDGIAEAIYGGAWGAAKLGNTQSGDGARFPGRSLIHLTGRANVAAYSQAMYGDDRVVRDPTMLERLPDAALAAGWYWVWRGCGEPARRDDLKGSTLKVNGGLNGLADRAIKLAQAKKLFGIKE is encoded by the coding sequence ATGGTGAGCACCGAGACAGTCGCGGCCGCCATGGGCGCCGGCAGGTACGCCCAGGCGCTGGAAGAAGCATGCATCCGGTTCGGCATCGTGCCGGCGCTGGAAAAGGCTCACTTCCTGGCGCACATGGCAGTCGAGTCGCAGGGCTTTACCCGCGTCCGGGAGAATCTCGGCTACAGCGCGCAGCGCCTCCTCGAGGTCTTCCCTGGACGCAACGGCCTGAAGACGCTGGTACAGGCCCAGGCCATCGTCGCGCGCGGCCGTGACGGGATCGCCGAAGCGATCTACGGTGGCGCGTGGGGCGCGGCAAAACTGGGCAACACGCAGTCCGGTGACGGTGCACGCTTCCCGGGACGCAGCCTGATTCACCTGACGGGCCGCGCCAACGTCGCCGCCTACTCGCAAGCCATGTACGGCGATGATCGGGTGGTGCGGGATCCGACCATGCTGGAGCGGCTGCCCGACGCAGCGCTCGCTGCCGGCTGGTACTGGGTGTGGCGCGGCTGCGGTGAGCCGGCGCGGCGGGACGACCTGAAGGGCAGCACTCTCAAGGTGAACGGAGGCCTCAATGGGCTGGCCGACCGAGCGATCAAGCTGGCCCAGGCCAAGAAGCTGTTCGGCATCAAGGAATGA
- the dnaB gene encoding replicative DNA helicase, protein MTGREHEVDRLAGLYQDQQSLRLPPHSVDAEQAVLGGLMLRHRAWDDVADLLSAESFYRADHRLIWQAMVDMPRNVEFDPVTLGEWFESRGKLDLVRGGSYLVELATTTPSAANIAAYAEIVAEKAKLRALIYAGHDLIDAAYSPEGRSALDLVGQAQSRIGGLLDNEPCDLEPVAPVMARVFDQLSRASALPGGISGLSTGMEDLDAVLDGLQPGRLYVVAARPKMGKTTLAQNIAEQVALQAKRSVAFFSFEMKPEELGKRMLCNKAGISGSKLRRGELDEIDWQNAADWTRRIGEAAIRISRPRTAKVQHVCAQVRRMKAQDPALSVVVIDYLQLMHVSGDNRASGIGDITRALKLLASEIDVAVLLLSQLNRDVEKRVGDKRPIVADLRDSGSIEQDADAVIFIYRDEIYHKDSRWDGTAELIVAIQRDGAPGMARVLYEPGYFRFSNLPEWWRPKESAASAPAAGKAPAKRRGLAGFLPQAGDAP, encoded by the coding sequence ATGACCGGCCGCGAGCACGAGGTGGACCGCCTGGCCGGCCTCTACCAGGACCAGCAGAGCCTGCGCCTGCCGCCGCACAGCGTCGATGCCGAGCAGGCGGTACTGGGAGGCCTGATGCTGCGCCACCGCGCGTGGGACGATGTTGCCGACCTGCTGAGTGCCGAGAGCTTCTACCGGGCCGACCACCGGCTGATCTGGCAGGCCATGGTCGACATGCCACGGAACGTGGAGTTCGATCCGGTCACGCTCGGCGAATGGTTCGAATCTCGCGGCAAGCTGGATCTCGTGCGGGGGGGAAGCTACTTGGTGGAGCTGGCCACCACCACGCCCTCGGCGGCGAACATCGCTGCATACGCCGAGATCGTGGCCGAGAAGGCGAAGCTGCGAGCGCTGATCTACGCCGGGCACGACCTGATCGACGCTGCCTACAGCCCGGAAGGGCGTAGCGCCCTCGACCTGGTTGGTCAGGCCCAAAGCCGCATCGGGGGGCTGCTGGACAACGAACCGTGCGACCTCGAACCGGTGGCGCCGGTTATGGCCAGGGTGTTCGACCAACTGAGCCGCGCGTCCGCGCTGCCCGGTGGAATCAGCGGGTTGTCCACCGGCATGGAGGACTTGGACGCGGTGCTGGATGGGCTGCAGCCTGGCCGCCTGTACGTGGTGGCTGCCCGTCCCAAGATGGGCAAGACGACGCTGGCGCAGAACATCGCCGAGCAGGTTGCTCTGCAGGCGAAGCGCTCGGTGGCGTTCTTCAGCTTCGAAATGAAGCCGGAAGAGCTGGGCAAGCGGATGCTCTGCAACAAGGCCGGAATCAGCGGTAGCAAGCTCCGCCGCGGCGAGCTGGACGAGATCGATTGGCAGAACGCGGCGGACTGGACCCGTCGCATCGGTGAGGCTGCCATCCGCATCAGCCGTCCGCGCACGGCCAAGGTGCAGCACGTCTGCGCCCAGGTCCGACGCATGAAAGCGCAGGACCCCGCACTGAGCGTCGTGGTCATCGACTACCTGCAGCTGATGCACGTCTCCGGCGACAACCGCGCCTCCGGCATAGGCGATATCACCCGGGCACTGAAGCTGCTGGCCAGCGAGATCGACGTGGCGGTGCTTCTGCTGAGCCAGCTCAATCGCGACGTCGAGAAGCGGGTAGGGGACAAGCGCCCCATCGTGGCGGACCTGCGCGACTCTGGCTCGATCGAGCAGGACGCCGACGCCGTGATCTTCATCTACCGCGACGAGATCTACCACAAGGACAGCCGATGGGATGGCACAGCGGAGCTGATCGTGGCCATCCAGCGGGACGGCGCCCCGGGCATGGCGCGGGTGTTGTACGAACCGGGCTACTTCCGGTTTTCCAACCTGCCGGAGTGGTGGCGCCCGAAGGAGAGCGCGGCCAGTGCGCCTGCGGCTGGCAAGGCACCAGCGAAGCGTCGAGGCCTGGCCGGCTTCCTCCCGCAAGCGGGCGATGCGCCATGA
- a CDS encoding helix-turn-helix domain-containing protein: MKRLYDAAQWLGTPISGQSELARALGQSPQTVKNWESRATGVSAAGASKAQQALGISSTWILEGSLPMFVGGDSPSQSQPAGLQRTIIATTVRLIDYVDDMVLDPIPDEDRDRLIDVATAEVIERWAQGIDGEKDLAAAGRNVIARFRSGG; this comes from the coding sequence ATGAAGCGTCTGTACGACGCCGCCCAGTGGCTCGGCACCCCAATCTCGGGTCAGTCGGAGCTAGCCCGTGCCCTCGGGCAATCGCCGCAGACCGTAAAAAACTGGGAGTCCAGAGCTACCGGCGTCAGTGCTGCGGGGGCCTCCAAAGCCCAGCAGGCCTTGGGTATCAGCTCGACTTGGATCCTCGAAGGGTCGCTCCCGATGTTCGTCGGCGGCGACAGTCCGAGCCAGTCTCAGCCTGCGGGACTGCAGCGCACCATCATCGCCACCACGGTGAGGTTGATCGACTATGTGGACGACATGGTCCTTGATCCCATCCCCGACGAAGATCGTGACAGGCTGATCGACGTCGCTACAGCGGAGGTCATTGAACGCTGGGCACAGGGGATTGATGGAGAGAAGGATCTGGCCGCCGCAGGACGAAACGTCATCGCCAGGTTCCGATCAGGAGGGTGA
- a CDS encoding Ref family recombination enhancement nuclease, which translates to MRRGRSTGKPTIVQQARMDAITDIGCIVARTLGISFGETPVPAEVHHLTVGGRHGQRRRGHDFTIGLNPWSHRGEPFGGMSVARCEELFGPSYAKQPRRFRQEIGNDDYLLDLQNTLIELHLEKTSWRPVA; encoded by the coding sequence ATGAGGCGCGGCCGTTCCACGGGCAAGCCCACCATCGTCCAGCAGGCTCGGATGGACGCCATCACCGATATCGGCTGCATCGTGGCCAGGACCTTGGGCATCAGCTTCGGGGAAACGCCGGTACCGGCGGAGGTCCACCACCTGACCGTTGGGGGGCGGCACGGCCAGAGGCGCCGGGGCCACGACTTCACCATCGGCCTGAATCCGTGGTCGCACCGCGGGGAGCCGTTCGGCGGCATGTCGGTGGCCAGGTGCGAGGAGCTGTTCGGCCCGTCCTATGCCAAGCAGCCACGTCGCTTCCGTCAGGAAATTGGCAACGACGATTACCTGCTGGACCTGCAGAACACCTTGATCGAACTGCACCTGGAGAAGACCTCATGGCGACCAGTCGCCTGA
- a CDS encoding phage regulatory CII family protein — protein MNVSDAAYDTVHEYPGGSESLAPRMSKGLSAATLRAKVNPNTDRNLLSLQEADELMGKAGDYRILHALAASHGFVLQRVDAPDGGSMIGALLAAAAAKGDLSQVIADALADGRVTPNEADAVGRACAQVMAAIAQVGQHADAAAERGGV, from the coding sequence ATGAATGTCTCCGACGCCGCCTACGACACCGTCCACGAATACCCCGGTGGCAGCGAGTCCCTCGCCCCCCGCATGAGCAAGGGTCTGTCCGCCGCAACACTTCGCGCCAAGGTCAACCCGAATACCGACCGCAACCTGCTCAGCCTGCAGGAGGCAGACGAGCTGATGGGAAAGGCCGGCGACTACCGGATCCTGCATGCCCTGGCGGCGAGCCATGGTTTCGTGCTGCAGCGGGTGGACGCTCCGGACGGCGGCTCGATGATCGGGGCACTGCTGGCAGCGGCTGCCGCGAAGGGCGACCTTTCCCAGGTCATCGCCGACGCACTGGCAGATGGCCGCGTCACCCCAAATGAAGCCGACGCCGTCGGCCGCGCCTGCGCGCAGGTGATGGCCGCGATCGCGCAGGTCGGTCAGCATGCAGACGCAGCAGCGGAGCGGGGCGGGGTATGA
- a CDS encoding YqaJ viral recombinase family protein, whose translation MITVELIQGSPEWHAHRAQHLNASDAPAMLGVSTNFSRADLMRELAAGVPREFSDFVQERVIDPGHEFEALARGIAEGYVGEDLYPVTGAKGKYSASYDGLTLLEDTAWEHKRLNQALRDAMFDGCTGTDLPLMYQVQMEHQAMVSECERVFFMASEWKRVGNDWQLVEERHCWYTPNPELRARVLTGWAQFEADVSAYEPAPAAAPLPTGRAPETLPALSIQVTGMVTNSNLAEFKDNAMAVLGSINRELETDEDFANAEKTVVWCKGVEERLEATKQQVLGQTADIDAVFRTMDDVSAETRKIRLELDKLVTKRKEERRTEIGNNARRAVQDHIRAINDTLGEHGLPMPATLISELQAAIKGKRSFSSMQDAVDTVANNAKISASQTADRVRANVAILAEHPEHSSLFADRVSLCANKAPEDLRNLVKARISEHDRAEQERLDKQREQMRVEEAEKARKALEEQQAAAAAAAAPAVAPIASTVETPPAAVAEPVAEAVVQRGPVGVVTQAAPVATAPTAPRPVVKIKLGDINAIIAPLTISADGLAKLGFDPLPEKGAAKLYDQARVIDICNALSAAILRAANAWVQRAA comes from the coding sequence ATGATTACCGTCGAACTGATCCAGGGCAGCCCGGAGTGGCATGCTCACCGTGCTCAGCACCTCAACGCCAGCGACGCGCCGGCGATGCTGGGCGTCTCCACGAACTTCTCCCGCGCCGATCTCATGCGCGAGCTGGCGGCCGGCGTCCCGCGCGAGTTCAGCGACTTCGTGCAGGAGCGCGTGATCGATCCGGGCCATGAGTTCGAAGCGCTCGCGCGAGGTATCGCCGAGGGTTATGTCGGCGAAGACCTCTATCCGGTCACCGGCGCCAAGGGCAAGTACTCCGCCAGCTACGACGGGTTGACGCTACTGGAAGATACTGCGTGGGAGCACAAGCGCCTCAACCAAGCGTTGCGCGATGCCATGTTCGACGGCTGCACCGGTACCGACCTGCCGCTGATGTATCAGGTGCAGATGGAGCACCAGGCGATGGTCTCCGAGTGTGAACGCGTGTTCTTCATGGCGTCGGAGTGGAAGCGCGTCGGCAACGACTGGCAGCTCGTAGAGGAGCGCCACTGCTGGTACACGCCCAACCCTGAGCTGCGCGCGCGGGTCCTCACTGGCTGGGCCCAGTTCGAAGCCGATGTCTCTGCGTACGAGCCGGCACCGGCTGCAGCGCCCTTGCCGACCGGGCGCGCACCCGAGACGCTCCCGGCCCTGAGCATCCAGGTCACGGGCATGGTTACGAACTCCAACCTGGCCGAGTTCAAAGACAATGCCATGGCGGTGCTGGGATCCATCAACCGCGAGCTGGAGACCGACGAAGACTTCGCAAACGCCGAGAAGACGGTGGTGTGGTGCAAAGGCGTAGAGGAACGCCTAGAGGCGACGAAGCAGCAGGTGTTGGGCCAGACGGCAGACATCGACGCGGTGTTCCGCACCATGGACGACGTCAGCGCGGAGACCCGCAAGATCCGCCTGGAGCTGGACAAGCTGGTCACGAAGCGGAAGGAGGAGCGCCGTACCGAGATCGGCAACAACGCCCGCCGCGCGGTGCAGGACCACATCCGCGCCATCAACGACACCTTGGGTGAGCATGGCCTGCCGATGCCGGCGACGTTGATCTCCGAGCTGCAGGCGGCCATCAAGGGCAAACGTTCGTTCTCCAGCATGCAGGACGCCGTGGACACGGTGGCCAACAACGCGAAGATCTCCGCCAGCCAGACCGCCGACCGCGTCCGGGCGAACGTGGCCATCCTGGCCGAGCATCCGGAGCACTCCAGCCTGTTCGCGGACCGCGTGTCGTTGTGCGCGAACAAGGCGCCGGAGGATCTGCGCAATCTGGTGAAGGCGCGCATCAGCGAACACGACCGTGCGGAGCAGGAGCGCCTCGACAAGCAACGTGAGCAGATGCGAGTGGAGGAAGCCGAAAAGGCGCGCAAGGCGTTGGAGGAACAGCAGGCGGCTGCCGCTGCCGCTGCTGCCCCCGCAGTGGCCCCGATCGCGTCCACCGTCGAAACCCCACCGGCGGCAGTGGCCGAGCCCGTCGCAGAGGCCGTGGTCCAGCGCGGCCCGGTCGGTGTCGTCACCCAGGCCGCACCGGTGGCCACTGCGCCGACGGCGCCACGGCCGGTGGTCAAGATCAAGCTGGGCGACATCAACGCGATCATCGCCCCGCTGACGATCTCCGCAGACGGCCTGGCCAAGCTCGGATTCGATCCCCTCCCCGAGAAGGGCGCGGCGAAGCTTTACGACCAGGCGCGGGTGATCGACATCTGCAACGCGCTGTCGGCTGCAATCCTGCGCGCCGCCAATGCCTGGGTCCAGAGGGCCGCATGA
- the terL gene encoding phage terminase large subunit, with the protein MTSTALKRSSVRLPTLAEIRAERTRRAAERERERIAEDVEGIRARSQTLEGFILEHWHILEPARPLKFGWALRAMCRHLEAVTEGHIQFLLMTVPPGMMKSLLLVFWTAWEWGPVGRPDLQMLATSYSQPNVLRDNLKLRRLVESDQYQAAWPMKLRGDQNAKGKFENTGNGFSEARPFSSMTGGRGDRVKVDDPHSTETAESDAERKTAVRIFREGITDRLNDITSSAMVIIMQRLHQQDVAAVALELDLGFVHLNLPMEFEAERVDKDGKKTGGPCRTYVNGELFFEDPRTEDGELLFPERFPRADVDRLKRAKGSYAYAGQYQQRPTPRDGGRFKREWFEVVEAAPAIASARKVRRWDFAATDPKEKSSSDPDSTVGLLLGETGGTYYVLDVVRDQVSPAGVERMLKNTALQDGKGIKVRIPQDPGAAGKSNAAHQVKLLAGWDVKAVLESGSKEVRATPVEAQAEAGNIKLVNGLWVATFLDEIAEFPNAKHDDQVDALSGAFAELATGSTYNLGNAL; encoded by the coding sequence ATGACCTCGACCGCCTTGAAAAGATCCTCGGTCCGCTTGCCGACTTTGGCGGAGATCCGGGCGGAGCGGACGAGGAGGGCAGCTGAGCGCGAGAGGGAGCGAATCGCGGAAGACGTAGAGGGCATCCGGGCGCGGTCGCAGACGTTGGAAGGCTTCATCCTCGAGCATTGGCACATCCTAGAGCCGGCCAGGCCGCTGAAGTTTGGCTGGGCACTGCGCGCGATGTGCCGGCATCTGGAAGCGGTCACCGAGGGGCACATCCAGTTCCTGTTGATGACCGTGCCGCCGGGCATGATGAAGTCGCTGCTGCTGGTGTTCTGGACGGCGTGGGAATGGGGCCCGGTTGGCCGCCCTGACCTACAGATGCTCGCCACCTCCTACAGCCAGCCCAACGTGTTGCGCGACAACCTGAAGCTGCGGCGCCTGGTCGAGAGCGACCAGTACCAGGCCGCGTGGCCAATGAAGCTTCGCGGGGACCAGAACGCGAAGGGCAAATTTGAGAACACCGGGAACGGCTTCAGTGAGGCCAGGCCCTTCAGCTCAATGACCGGCGGCCGCGGCGACCGGGTGAAAGTGGATGACCCGCACTCGACGGAGACAGCCGAGAGCGACGCAGAACGCAAGACAGCGGTCAGGATCTTCCGGGAGGGCATCACCGACCGCCTCAATGACATCACCTCGTCGGCGATGGTGATCATCATGCAGCGCCTGCACCAGCAGGACGTTGCAGCGGTGGCGCTGGAGCTGGACTTGGGGTTCGTCCACCTGAATCTGCCGATGGAGTTCGAGGCAGAGCGGGTCGACAAGGACGGAAAGAAGACGGGCGGTCCCTGCCGCACCTACGTGAACGGAGAGCTCTTCTTCGAAGACCCGCGCACGGAGGACGGCGAGCTTCTGTTTCCGGAGCGTTTCCCGCGCGCCGACGTCGACAGGCTCAAGCGTGCGAAGGGCAGCTACGCATACGCCGGCCAGTACCAGCAGCGGCCCACGCCGCGCGACGGCGGCCGGTTCAAGCGGGAATGGTTCGAGGTGGTAGAGGCGGCACCGGCGATCGCGTCGGCGCGAAAGGTTCGGCGATGGGACTTCGCCGCCACCGACCCGAAGGAGAAGAGCAGCAGCGATCCTGACTCCACCGTAGGCCTGTTGCTCGGAGAGACCGGGGGTACCTATTACGTCCTCGATGTGGTCCGCGACCAGGTGTCCCCTGCAGGTGTGGAGCGGATGCTGAAAAACACGGCGCTGCAGGACGGGAAGGGCATCAAGGTCCGGATACCGCAGGACCCCGGCGCCGCCGGCAAGAGCAATGCAGCTCACCAAGTGAAGCTGCTGGCCGGCTGGGACGTCAAGGCGGTGCTGGAATCCGGATCCAAGGAGGTTCGGGCAACACCAGTCGAGGCTCAAGCCGAGGCCGGGAACATCAAGCTGGTGAACGGTCTGTGGGTAGCAACCTTCCTGGACGAGATCGCCGAATTCCCCAACGCCAAGCACGACGATCAGGTCGACGCACTGTCCGGCGCCTTCGCTGAGCTGGCTACGGGCAGCACCTACAATCTCGGGAACGCACTCTGA